A single Natrinema pellirubrum DSM 15624 DNA region contains:
- a CDS encoding MTH865 family protein, which yields MTVEADLREQLVDAFEGADYPVSDPMTLIPALPDGPSTRFETGEFSMTAMELYTKTDGGDFPYEGVDPLVDDLIDALRERGEL from the coding sequence ATGACAGTCGAAGCAGACCTCCGAGAACAGCTGGTCGACGCGTTCGAGGGCGCTGACTATCCCGTTTCGGACCCCATGACGCTGATCCCGGCGCTCCCTGACGGCCCGAGTACGCGGTTCGAGACCGGGGAATTCTCGATGACCGCGATGGAGTTGTACACCAAGACCGACGGCGGTGACTTCCCCTACGAGGGCGTCGACCCCCTCGTGGACGATCTGATCGATGCGCTGCGGGAACGAGGCGAACTCTAA
- a CDS encoding bacterio-opsin activator domain-containing protein: protein MTTGDCQRPIVVVIDARSERSRLRPRLEQATDRAVRAVSTADDIGSILESSADEPETDGGNDSGPATDDESTATERTALTSADEAGVSPPGAVVLELDCPGEIQTLLQRVHAETPDVPTIVAPQDGSERLATVALRAGATDYVPSERDEDPIDRIVSTIGSRDRATTDERPHRILANELPDEAFVIGEDGTYLEAKVRSESAELYRTSVDELRGSRLDDAFPDEVAAELQDCLDRALRTDEVQSVEYDAETTDGRRRFEARVVPIDERIRGRRAVVWLARDITERVERERRLRSRQDQLETLNRINAVVRQVIETLVEAPARDAIEREVCTQLVDSELYCGSWIAERTGEGRLTYRTGTGEADAYLDRVSDGIEYATDRERPVARAARTGEIQTTNHILDDETTPEPLREAARTDDVRSAIAVPITHEDATYGVLTVLASRDDAFSERERAGFRLLGETIGFTIMAVKNRQLLFADTVVELEFRIDGGDTFSFDLSEEYGCTCSLEWAGTTAGGRTFQYVTIEGLDGETVRDEADAHDSVEECRLIHDGEDQCTVEIRLAKSGVRTLVNHGATICDVVVENGVGRCLVEVSQDADIREIADALTVVYENTELVARREVDRPVRTAAERRDRILDELTDRQLTTLRLAYYGGFFDWPRESTGEDIAEAMDISPPTMHQHLRKGLKSILSEFFEGGSSTE from the coding sequence ATGACCACTGGAGACTGTCAACGACCGATCGTCGTCGTGATCGACGCTCGAAGCGAACGGAGTCGCCTTCGACCCCGACTCGAACAGGCGACCGACCGCGCCGTTCGAGCGGTGTCGACGGCCGACGACATCGGGTCGATCCTCGAGTCGTCGGCCGATGAGCCCGAAACGGACGGGGGGAACGACTCGGGTCCCGCGACTGACGACGAGTCGACCGCGACGGAGCGAACGGCTCTGACGTCCGCAGACGAAGCGGGGGTATCGCCACCGGGTGCGGTGGTCCTCGAACTGGACTGTCCCGGCGAAATCCAGACGCTGTTACAACGGGTCCACGCCGAGACGCCGGACGTACCGACGATCGTCGCCCCACAGGACGGCAGCGAGCGACTCGCTACGGTGGCACTCCGTGCCGGGGCGACCGATTACGTCCCGAGCGAGCGCGATGAAGACCCGATCGATCGGATCGTCTCGACGATCGGGTCGCGGGACCGTGCGACGACGGACGAGCGGCCGCACCGTATCCTCGCGAACGAACTGCCCGACGAGGCCTTCGTCATCGGCGAGGACGGCACCTATCTGGAAGCGAAAGTACGCTCGGAGTCGGCAGAACTGTACCGGACCAGTGTCGACGAACTGCGCGGCAGCCGACTCGACGACGCCTTTCCGGACGAGGTCGCTGCGGAGTTACAGGACTGTCTCGATCGGGCCCTCCGAACGGACGAGGTCCAGTCGGTCGAGTACGACGCCGAGACGACCGATGGCCGCCGACGGTTCGAAGCCCGCGTCGTTCCGATCGACGAGCGGATACGGGGGCGACGCGCCGTCGTCTGGTTGGCCCGAGACATCACCGAGCGGGTCGAACGCGAACGGCGGCTCCGATCGCGACAGGACCAACTCGAGACGTTAAACCGGATCAACGCGGTGGTTCGGCAGGTGATCGAGACGCTAGTCGAGGCACCCGCCCGCGACGCCATCGAGCGCGAGGTCTGTACACAGCTCGTCGACTCGGAACTGTACTGTGGCTCGTGGATCGCCGAACGAACCGGCGAGGGCAGACTCACCTATCGAACGGGGACGGGCGAGGCCGATGCCTACCTCGATCGGGTCAGCGACGGCATCGAGTACGCCACCGATCGGGAGCGACCGGTCGCCAGAGCCGCCCGAACGGGCGAGATTCAGACGACGAACCACATCCTCGACGACGAAACGACGCCCGAGCCGCTTCGGGAGGCGGCCCGCACGGACGACGTCCGGTCGGCGATCGCCGTCCCGATCACCCACGAGGACGCGACCTACGGGGTGTTGACGGTACTTGCCAGTCGGGACGACGCCTTCAGCGAACGCGAACGGGCTGGGTTCCGCCTGCTCGGCGAGACGATCGGCTTTACGATCATGGCCGTCAAGAACCGCCAACTGCTCTTTGCCGACACCGTCGTCGAACTCGAGTTCCGCATCGACGGCGGCGACACGTTTTCCTTCGATCTCTCCGAGGAGTACGGTTGTACCTGTTCGCTCGAGTGGGCGGGGACGACCGCTGGCGGGCGAACGTTCCAGTACGTCACGATCGAGGGCCTCGACGGCGAGACGGTCCGCGACGAGGCCGACGCCCACGATTCGGTCGAGGAGTGTCGGCTCATCCACGACGGCGAGGACCAGTGTACGGTCGAGATCCGACTCGCGAAATCGGGTGTTCGGACGCTCGTGAACCACGGTGCGACGATCTGTGATGTCGTCGTCGAGAACGGCGTGGGACGCTGTCTAGTCGAAGTCTCACAGGACGCCGACATCCGGGAGATCGCGGACGCGCTGACCGTCGTCTACGAGAACACCGAACTCGTCGCGAGGCGAGAGGTCGACCGACCGGTACGGACGGCAGCGGAGCGCCGCGATCGGATCCTCGACGAACTCACGGACCGACAGCTCACCACCTTGCGACTCGCCTACTACGGCGGCTTCTTCGACTGGCCCCGGGAGAGTACCGGCGAGGACATCGCCGAAGCGATGGATATCTCGCCGCCGACGATGCACCAGCACCTGCGAAAGGGGCTCAAATCGATCCTCAGCGAGTTCTTCGAGGGCGGTAGCAGCACCGAGTGA
- a CDS encoding winged helix-turn-helix domain-containing protein, translated as MKLRQPTDFLILEALEDEGRNVATNLAAHTGKSRKNINTRLPVLEDYGLVRKIGPAERSGLYEITSAGKAALVYRDQYDEVDDFEALIEGPNAGTDGEGERASFVRGGDDADDGE; from the coding sequence GTGAAACTCCGACAGCCAACTGATTTCCTGATCCTCGAGGCGCTCGAGGACGAGGGGCGAAACGTCGCGACGAACCTCGCGGCGCATACGGGAAAGAGTCGAAAGAACATCAACACCAGACTCCCGGTCCTCGAGGACTACGGGCTGGTCCGGAAGATCGGCCCCGCGGAACGCTCGGGACTCTACGAGATCACGTCGGCGGGGAAGGCGGCACTGGTGTATCGCGATCAGTACGACGAGGTCGACGACTTCGAGGCGCTGATCGAGGGGCCGAACGCCGGCACTGATGGGGAGGGAGAGCGGGCGAGTTTCGTCCGAGGGGGCGACGACGCCGACGACGGGGAGTAA
- the otsB gene encoding trehalose-phosphatase, giving the protein MTSSESGTAAAESSPRPLEDGFPAVRETLADAEQLLVCLDFDGTLAPIVDDPDAARPTEDNRHAVARLAAHPDVTTAVVSGRALRDVRGRIDGPAIYAGNHGLELERRGSIAVHPVARKRAARIDRLCTVLETTLASIPNVRIENKRLSGTVHFRSVPPAARPVARRLTTAVFETFSDGALELSRGKRILEIGPSIPWGKGNAVELIAADEPPGTAAVYVGDDVTDESAFRAVEPDGIGVQVGGDGPSAASRRVESPAGVASLLTRLADGMSSGPDRRP; this is encoded by the coding sequence ATGACAAGCTCCGAATCCGGAACCGCCGCTGCCGAGTCGTCGCCCCGGCCGCTCGAAGACGGATTCCCGGCCGTTCGGGAGACACTCGCGGACGCTGAGCAACTGCTCGTCTGTCTCGATTTCGACGGGACGCTCGCGCCGATCGTCGACGATCCCGACGCGGCCCGACCGACCGAGGACAACCGCCACGCCGTCGCGAGGCTGGCCGCCCACCCGGACGTGACGACGGCGGTCGTCAGCGGCCGGGCGCTGCGGGACGTCCGCGGTCGCATCGACGGCCCGGCGATCTACGCCGGCAACCACGGCCTCGAACTCGAGCGGCGGGGATCGATCGCCGTCCATCCCGTCGCGCGGAAACGGGCCGCTCGGATCGACCGCCTCTGTACGGTTCTCGAGACGACGCTCGCGTCGATCCCGAACGTACGGATCGAGAACAAGCGCCTGTCCGGGACGGTTCATTTCCGGTCCGTGCCGCCGGCCGCCCGACCGGTCGCCCGTCGGCTCACGACCGCCGTCTTCGAGACGTTCAGCGACGGCGCGCTCGAACTCTCCCGCGGGAAGCGGATCCTCGAGATCGGGCCGTCGATCCCGTGGGGGAAGGGGAACGCCGTCGAGTTGATCGCGGCCGACGAGCCGCCGGGGACGGCCGCCGTCTACGTCGGGGACGACGTCACCGACGAGTCGGCGTTTCGTGCCGTCGAACCGGACGGGATCGGGGTCCAGGTCGGCGGCGACGGCCCGTCGGCTGCCTCCCGTCGGGTCGAGTCGCCGGCGGGCGTTGCGTCGTTGCTCACCCGACTCGCGGATGGCATGTCGTCCGGTCCCGATCGACGGCCCTGA
- a CDS encoding alpha,alpha-trehalose-phosphate synthase (UDP-forming) — translation MRVPERLSSTAVRNRQCRADGRGRTDDESATGGPSCPGSLIVVSNRQPYRHEYDDAGPPTETDGGARSSATAQTRSITVDEPTGGLTAGLDPVVKRTDGTWIAWGDGEADFDVTDDRNCVAVPPGEEDYTLRRLDLSEEAVDSYYYGFSNRVLWPLCHGFPDLIEDRSNDFEWYRTVNERFADAVADHATADAVIWLQDYHLALAPRMIRESVPAGTTVAHFWHIPWPSPPTFRQCPAGGRVLEGLLGNDLLGFHVEQYADRFLECVDRFLPTATVDHERRTVRYDGGRTRVVATPMGVDAAAYDRDARSVDPDRLADLLAEYDIAPDTTLGLGLDRLDYTKGIPERLAAIERFFERNPGWRGEFTFLQKATPSRTDIETYQRHGDLVRSEVQRINRRFETADWRPIAYTEDYLSTDDICTLYRRADAMVVSPLVDGMNLVAQEYVAASVDGDDTLVLSDRTGAHERLGSHALTIDPIDTDGFAAQLEAALSMPAHERRRRMNTLRQRVFTGDLESWMATQFDWFRRLRDERGRTDAGSDSDSDSREPTPPV, via the coding sequence ATGCGAGTTCCCGAGCGGTTGTCGTCGACGGCTGTACGGAATCGACAGTGCCGGGCCGACGGTCGAGGCCGAACGGACGACGAGTCCGCGACCGGCGGGCCGAGCTGTCCCGGTTCGCTGATCGTCGTCTCGAACCGGCAACCGTATCGTCACGAGTACGACGACGCGGGGCCGCCGACTGAGACTGACGGCGGTGCCCGCTCGAGCGCTACTGCCCAGACCCGGTCGATCACGGTCGACGAGCCGACCGGCGGGCTGACAGCCGGGCTCGATCCAGTCGTCAAGCGGACCGACGGAACGTGGATCGCCTGGGGCGACGGCGAGGCGGACTTCGACGTGACCGACGACCGGAACTGCGTCGCCGTCCCGCCCGGGGAGGAGGACTACACCCTCCGCCGGCTCGATCTCTCCGAGGAAGCCGTCGACTCCTACTACTACGGGTTCAGCAATCGCGTCCTCTGGCCGCTCTGTCACGGCTTTCCCGACCTGATCGAGGACCGATCGAACGACTTCGAGTGGTACCGGACGGTCAACGAGCGGTTCGCCGACGCGGTCGCCGACCACGCGACGGCCGACGCCGTGATCTGGCTGCAGGACTACCATCTCGCGCTCGCGCCGCGGATGATCCGGGAGTCCGTGCCGGCCGGCACGACCGTCGCCCACTTCTGGCACATTCCGTGGCCGTCGCCGCCGACGTTCCGGCAGTGTCCCGCCGGCGGCCGCGTCCTCGAGGGACTGCTCGGCAACGACCTGCTTGGCTTTCACGTCGAGCAGTACGCGGATCGGTTCCTCGAGTGCGTCGACCGGTTCCTGCCGACCGCGACCGTCGACCACGAGCGCCGAACGGTCCGATACGACGGGGGGCGAACTCGCGTCGTCGCGACGCCGATGGGGGTCGACGCCGCGGCCTACGACCGGGACGCTCGGTCGGTCGACCCCGACCGCCTCGCCGACCTGCTCGCGGAGTACGACATCGCCCCCGACACGACGCTCGGGTTGGGCCTCGACCGGCTCGACTACACCAAAGGGATTCCCGAACGGCTGGCGGCCATCGAGCGGTTCTTCGAGCGAAACCCCGGCTGGCGCGGCGAGTTCACCTTCCTCCAGAAGGCGACCCCCTCCCGGACCGACATCGAGACCTACCAGCGCCACGGCGACCTCGTCCGCAGCGAGGTCCAGCGGATCAACCGCCGCTTCGAGACCGCAGACTGGCGGCCGATCGCCTACACCGAGGACTACCTCTCGACCGACGACATCTGTACGCTCTATCGGCGCGCGGACGCCATGGTCGTCAGCCCGCTGGTCGACGGGATGAACCTGGTCGCCCAGGAGTACGTCGCGGCCAGCGTCGACGGCGACGACACGCTGGTGTTGAGCGACCGGACCGGCGCACACGAACGGCTCGGCTCCCACGCACTGACGATCGACCCGATCGACACCGACGGGTTCGCGGCCCAACTCGAGGCGGCGCTCTCGATGCCGGCCCACGAGCGCCGGCGGCGGATGAACACGCTGCGCCAGCGCGTGTTCACCGGCGACCTCGAGTCGTGGATGGCTACGCAGTTCGACTGGTTCCGGCGGCTCCGCGACGAGCGGGGTCGGACCGACGCGGGCTCGGACAGCGATTCCGATTCGCGGGAACCCACGCCGCCGGTCTAA
- a CDS encoding M24 family metallopeptidase codes for MESPFERRIEACKRRLTAEGADLVVCFPSPNLTYLTGFEESPSERHLLLFVPRDGDPAIVAPAMYEAQLSELPIPDLERRFWTDADDPLEAIETVIDGYSLAGEIEEPPTVLVDDRMWATFTQDLRDLCPEAAFGLAGTVLEPLRIRKDAVELETLRRAGAVADRVALEIRERGTDLIGTTEAELATEIDRLLAAEGGEEPAFETIVAAGPNGAQPHHHSGSREIQNGDSVVLDFGAFVAADLEGSAATAIGRYPGDQTRTIVVGDEPPAAYERVHETVREAQNAAVEAVEPGVTAGAVDRAAWSVIEDAGYGDAFIHRTGHGVGLEVHEPPYIAAGNDRELEPGMVFSIEPGIYLEGEFGVRIEDLVAVTEDGAEQLNDTPRGWATGQ; via the coding sequence ATGGAATCACCGTTCGAGCGCCGCATCGAAGCCTGCAAGCGCCGGCTCACGGCGGAAGGTGCCGACCTCGTCGTCTGTTTCCCGAGTCCGAACCTGACCTATCTGACTGGCTTCGAGGAGTCGCCCTCGGAGCGACACCTGCTGCTGTTCGTCCCTCGAGACGGCGACCCCGCGATCGTCGCACCGGCGATGTACGAGGCGCAACTGTCCGAGCTTCCGATTCCGGACCTCGAGCGGCGGTTCTGGACCGACGCGGACGACCCGCTCGAGGCCATCGAGACCGTTATCGATGGGTATTCGCTCGCGGGAGAGATCGAGGAGCCGCCGACCGTCCTCGTCGACGACCGCATGTGGGCGACGTTCACCCAGGATCTGCGGGACCTGTGTCCCGAGGCCGCGTTCGGACTGGCGGGGACCGTCCTCGAGCCGCTCCGGATCCGGAAAGACGCGGTCGAACTCGAGACGCTGCGGCGAGCCGGCGCGGTCGCGGATCGGGTCGCGCTCGAAATCCGTGAGCGGGGGACGGACCTGATCGGGACCACCGAAGCGGAACTGGCGACCGAGATCGATCGCTTGCTCGCGGCGGAAGGCGGGGAGGAACCGGCGTTCGAAACCATCGTCGCCGCGGGGCCGAACGGCGCGCAACCGCACCACCACAGCGGCTCGCGGGAGATCCAGAACGGTGACTCCGTCGTTCTGGATTTCGGGGCCTTCGTCGCGGCCGACCTCGAGGGAAGTGCGGCGACTGCTATAGGGCGGTATCCGGGCGATCAAACCCGAACGATCGTGGTCGGCGACGAGCCGCCCGCGGCGTACGAACGCGTCCACGAGACCGTCAGAGAAGCCCAGAACGCCGCCGTCGAGGCGGTCGAGCCGGGCGTGACGGCAGGGGCGGTCGACCGCGCAGCGTGGTCGGTCATCGAGGATGCCGGCTACGGCGACGCCTTCATCCACCGGACGGGCCACGGCGTCGGCCTCGAGGTCCACGAGCCGCCCTACATCGCCGCGGGCAACGACCGCGAACTCGAGCCAGGCATGGTGTTCAGCATCGAACCGGGGATCTACCTCGAGGGGGAGTTCGGCGTCCGAATCGAGGACCTCGTCGCCGTGACCGAGGACGGAGCCGAACAGCTGAACGACACCCCGCGGGGCTGGGCAACGGGGCAGTGA
- a CDS encoding Cdc6/Cdc18 family protein: protein MSSSGDDLFTRDDPIFENKELLEINHLPEEGRIVGRDDEIAELANAVNPAIFGQSPSNLLIYGKTGTGKSLCAKYISERLVRVAEDEGITSAFAYVDCAQDNTETQAVQTIAHTLNEPAVTDVRIPDKGLSTSTYYKRLWTVLDAQYDVALVILDEVDKLDDDDILMQLSRAGEAGKLESCKIGVIGISNKIKYKDRLDERVKSSLCEREFVFPPYDATQLRDIMEARSDAFKDGVLEPSVIPRAAALAAREHGDARKAIDILRYAGEIAQSEGHETVREEYVVQARERAETDRFRELIRGSTPHSRYVLQALAVLSLNTPDEDGFRTTRIYDVYEEICRQEGSDPLSLRRVRDLLKEHAFLDILEQTRRSGGSAEGSYTEHQLLEDPEVVRTVLVETDEP, encoded by the coding sequence ATGTCGAGTTCCGGCGACGACCTGTTCACCCGCGACGACCCGATCTTCGAGAACAAGGAGCTACTCGAGATCAACCACCTGCCCGAGGAGGGGCGGATCGTCGGCCGGGACGACGAGATCGCCGAACTCGCGAACGCGGTCAATCCGGCGATCTTCGGCCAGAGCCCGAGCAACCTCCTCATTTACGGGAAGACCGGGACGGGCAAGTCCCTCTGTGCGAAGTACATCTCCGAACGGCTCGTCCGGGTCGCCGAAGACGAGGGGATCACGTCGGCCTTCGCCTACGTTGACTGCGCACAGGACAACACGGAGACGCAGGCGGTCCAGACGATCGCACACACGTTGAACGAGCCGGCGGTCACCGACGTCAGGATTCCGGACAAGGGACTGAGTACGTCGACCTACTACAAGCGCCTCTGGACGGTGCTGGACGCCCAGTACGACGTCGCCTTGGTCATTCTCGACGAAGTGGACAAACTCGACGACGACGACATCCTCATGCAACTCTCGCGCGCGGGCGAGGCCGGCAAGCTCGAGTCGTGCAAGATCGGGGTCATCGGAATCAGCAACAAGATCAAGTACAAAGACCGGCTCGACGAGCGGGTCAAGTCCAGCCTCTGTGAACGGGAGTTCGTTTTCCCGCCCTACGACGCGACCCAGCTCCGGGACATCATGGAGGCCCGCAGCGACGCGTTCAAGGACGGCGTCCTCGAGCCGTCGGTCATCCCGCGGGCTGCCGCACTCGCGGCCCGGGAACACGGCGACGCGCGGAAGGCGATCGACATCCTGCGCTACGCCGGGGAGATCGCCCAATCGGAGGGCCACGAGACGGTTCGCGAGGAGTACGTCGTTCAGGCGCGCGAGCGGGCCGAAACCGACCGGTTCCGGGAACTCATCCGCGGCTCGACGCCCCACTCGCGCTACGTATTACAGGCCCTCGCAGTCCTTTCGCTCAATACGCCCGACGAGGACGGGTTCCGAACGACGCGGATCTACGACGTCTACGAGGAGATCTGCCGGCAGGAGGGGTCCGATCCACTCTCCCTACGCCGCGTCCGCGATCTCCTGAAGGAACACGCCTTCCTCGACATCCTCGAGCAGACCCGTCGCAGCGGTGGGAGCGCGGAGGGCAGCTATACTGAGCATCAGTTGCTCGAGGACCCGGAGGTCGTCCGGACCGTCCTCGTCGAAACCGACGAGCCGTAA
- a CDS encoding DUF7350 domain-containing protein: MNRRRYLRGVAGVGAVGAAGLAGCLERLGFEEESAWANPPLVEDRPDAVYLPASREEMAMYGTATDGDYAVALSYTFPHRFWTVEATTEGKRLVEVDTDDSLHLMLTVWDRETDTVLPVDPVIEVLEDGSPVDAGISSPWPMISQRMGFHYGDNIRLPGEGEYTARVRAGPVSLERTGAFEGRLESAATLEVDFEYSRSAINGLSFQTIDEERRGNRGALPLMSHGDGGDSDGAGDGSGGMPPMGQGPPIDDLPGESLGTERSGDAAITAIRTGAERFVGSDSSEYLAVALRTPYHGISLPLTSLSATLERDGSVRLEERLTETLDGEFGHHYGLAVDDLAAGDRLRVTVDSPPQVSRHDGYETAFFEFEDVAYTV, from the coding sequence ATGAACCGTCGGCGTTATCTCCGCGGCGTTGCCGGGGTTGGAGCGGTCGGAGCCGCCGGCCTCGCCGGCTGTCTCGAGCGGCTGGGCTTCGAAGAGGAATCGGCGTGGGCGAACCCGCCGCTGGTCGAGGACCGCCCGGACGCTGTCTACCTGCCGGCGTCACGCGAGGAGATGGCCATGTACGGCACGGCGACCGACGGCGACTACGCGGTCGCGCTCTCGTATACGTTCCCGCATCGGTTCTGGACCGTCGAGGCGACCACCGAGGGCAAACGGCTCGTCGAGGTCGACACCGACGACAGCCTCCATCTCATGTTGACCGTCTGGGACCGGGAGACGGACACCGTCCTTCCGGTGGATCCAGTCATCGAGGTGCTGGAGGACGGGTCGCCCGTCGACGCCGGCATCTCGTCGCCGTGGCCGATGATCTCCCAGCGGATGGGGTTTCACTACGGCGACAACATCCGCCTCCCCGGCGAAGGCGAGTACACGGCTCGAGTCCGTGCCGGTCCCGTCTCGCTCGAGCGAACCGGTGCGTTCGAGGGGCGACTCGAGTCGGCCGCGACGCTCGAGGTCGACTTCGAGTACAGCCGCTCGGCGATCAACGGTCTCTCGTTCCAGACGATCGACGAGGAGCGGCGAGGGAACCGCGGAGCGTTGCCCCTCATGTCGCATGGTGATGGCGGGGACAGCGACGGGGCCGGAGACGGAAGCGGCGGTATGCCACCGATGGGGCAAGGGCCGCCGATCGACGACCTCCCCGGCGAGTCGCTGGGGACCGAACGCAGCGGCGACGCGGCGATCACCGCGATCAGGACCGGCGCCGAGCGGTTTGTCGGCAGCGACAGTAGCGAATACCTGGCGGTCGCTCTCAGGACCCCGTATCACGGTATCAGCCTCCCGCTGACGTCACTGTCGGCGACCCTCGAGCGAGACGGCTCGGTCCGCCTGGAAGAGCGATTGACCGAGACGTTAGACGGCGAGTTCGGGCACCACTACGGGCTCGCGGTCGACGACCTCGCGGCCGGGGACCGACTGAGAGTCACCGTCGATTCCCCGCCGCAAGTGTCCCGTCACGACGGCTACGAAACGGCGTTTTTCGAGTTCGAAGACGTAGCGTATACCGTCTGA
- a CDS encoding SCO family protein, with protein sequence MDRRTYLGTAGITGLTSIAGCLGEALGGNESGDAGDAGHPDAVLGPPETDLSAATHPSYGDEYPSVTLPDPLSGETISVEQFEGDRTVLMTFIYTNCPDGMCPALTLRLQRAQQAAVENGYEDEAAFLAMTFDPERDTAEQLRTFADRRSVDYEADNWHFLRPERYEKAQSIIGETYGLPEESLKKNYDHEYENVEYTFPHLPYIFLVNEAGIVERMYRKGNSVEVSRLIDDFETVVNG encoded by the coding sequence ATGGACCGGCGAACATACCTCGGTACGGCCGGGATAACGGGACTTACCAGTATTGCCGGCTGTCTCGGTGAGGCGCTGGGGGGAAACGAGAGTGGGGATGCAGGCGATGCAGGCCATCCCGATGCCGTTCTCGGGCCGCCGGAAACGGACCTCAGCGCGGCGACACACCCGAGCTACGGGGACGAATACCCGTCGGTCACGCTGCCTGACCCGCTTTCCGGCGAGACGATTTCCGTCGAGCAGTTCGAGGGGGACCGGACTGTCTTGATGACGTTCATTTATACGAACTGTCCGGACGGGATGTGTCCCGCACTGACGTTACGACTGCAGCGCGCACAGCAGGCTGCAGTCGAAAACGGCTACGAGGACGAGGCGGCGTTCCTCGCGATGACGTTCGATCCCGAACGGGATACCGCGGAGCAACTACGGACGTTCGCCGACCGACGTAGCGTCGATTACGAGGCGGACAACTGGCATTTCTTGCGGCCCGAGCGCTACGAGAAAGCCCAATCGATCATCGGTGAGACCTACGGGCTCCCCGAGGAGTCACTGAAAAAGAACTACGATCACGAGTACGAGAACGTCGAGTACACCTTCCCGCATCTCCCCTATATATTCCTCGTCAACGAAGCGGGGATCGTCGAACGTATGTATCGCAAGGGCAATTCGGTCGAGGTCTCTCGCCTGATCGACGATTTCGAAACGGTGGTGAACGGCTAG
- a CDS encoding TlpA family protein disulfide reductase produces MRRRELIAGIGSLGIVGGASAVAIGGVPSFGGTEDADPVEPQTVETIAAPGSEAGEVRVPASDQPTFIDFFATWCPPCSKQMPDLIEAHERVGDDVLFMSVTNENVGGSVTKEEVVDWWEEHDGNWTLGIDPIRDLSAQYSIEGLPYAVAIDADGRVQWTDKGQKSADEFVDGIERAIEN; encoded by the coding sequence ATGCGCAGGCGCGAGCTAATCGCCGGAATCGGTAGCCTCGGTATCGTCGGTGGCGCGAGTGCGGTCGCTATCGGCGGCGTCCCCTCGTTCGGGGGTACCGAAGACGCCGACCCCGTCGAGCCACAGACGGTGGAAACGATCGCTGCGCCGGGCAGCGAGGCCGGCGAGGTACGCGTGCCTGCATCCGATCAGCCGACGTTCATCGACTTCTTCGCGACGTGGTGTCCGCCCTGTTCCAAGCAGATGCCCGATCTCATCGAGGCCCACGAGCGAGTCGGCGACGACGTGTTGTTCATGTCGGTTACGAACGAGAACGTCGGTGGCTCGGTCACGAAAGAAGAGGTCGTCGACTGGTGGGAAGAACACGACGGCAACTGGACGCTCGGAATCGACCCGATCCGGGACCTGAGCGCCCAGTACTCGATCGAGGGTCTGCCCTACGCCGTCGCGATCGACGCAGATGGACGCGTTCAGTGGACGGACAAGGGGCAGAAATCCGCCGACGAGTTCGTCGACGGTATCGAACGAGCGATCGAAAACTAA
- a CDS encoding cytochrome c biogenesis CcdA family protein: MVDTTLATSIVFGLTSGIATFFSPCSYPLLPGYVGFYVSQTDGDHASLGGALSRGLIAGLGVLVTFGVLLGATFWVGHSTLSAVTWFEVFAGVVLIAFGLLIVFDRAPSPSIALPKRRSSVLGFGIFGVGYALAAAGCVAPVFFGVVTRALSLPTTSAAILLGTYVGSFVVLMVSLTVATGMGLVAGAGRLAAYTGLLKRIAGVVMIVAGIGQLYLAIVVLDAIDLAALVS, translated from the coding sequence ATGGTCGATACCACACTCGCAACCTCGATCGTGTTCGGGCTGACTTCCGGGATCGCGACGTTCTTTTCGCCGTGTTCCTACCCGCTCCTACCCGGCTACGTCGGCTTCTACGTCAGCCAGACCGACGGCGACCACGCGTCGCTCGGCGGCGCACTCAGCCGGGGGTTGATCGCCGGCCTCGGCGTGTTGGTCACTTTCGGCGTCTTGCTCGGCGCGACGTTCTGGGTTGGTCACTCGACGCTGTCTGCTGTCACCTGGTTCGAGGTGTTCGCCGGCGTCGTCCTGATCGCGTTCGGCCTCCTGATCGTCTTCGATCGCGCCCCGTCGCCGTCGATCGCGCTTCCCAAACGGCGCTCGAGCGTCCTCGGGTTCGGGATCTTCGGGGTCGGCTACGCGCTGGCTGCGGCCGGCTGTGTCGCACCGGTGTTTTTCGGTGTGGTCACCCGCGCGCTGTCGCTGCCGACGACCTCGGCGGCGATCCTGCTGGGGACCTACGTCGGGAGCTTCGTCGTGTTGATGGTGTCGCTGACCGTCGCGACCGGCATGGGGCTGGTCGCGGGCGCGGGCCGGCTCGCGGCCTACACTGGCCTGCTCAAACGGATCGCGGGCGTCGTCATGATCGTCGCCGGAATCGGCCAGCTGTACCTCGCGATCGTCGTCCTCGACGCGATCGACCTCGCCGCGCTGGTGTCCTGA